From Caballeronia insecticola, a single genomic window includes:
- a CDS encoding MetQ/NlpA family ABC transporter substrate-binding protein, whose amino-acid sequence MQRRNLLKALTAVAMLTSVAAHADDKVIKVGTIAGPDAQIWQVVQKVAKREGLNVKVIEFNDYIQPNAALDAGDLDANSFQHQPYLDSQIKQRGYKIVNAGLTYISPLSVYSKKLKSLKDLPQGAKVAVPNDPSNENRALLLLQTQGVIKLKAGAGINGNSATALDVAENPKKIKLVELDAAQLPRTLADVDAAAINTNFALAAGLQPTKDAIALEDVHSPYANLIAVRAKDKDQPWVKKLVAAYQSDDVRQFLKSEFKGSVVPSF is encoded by the coding sequence ATGCAGCGCAGAAATTTGCTCAAAGCTCTCACCGCCGTCGCCATGTTGACGAGCGTCGCCGCTCACGCCGATGACAAGGTCATCAAGGTCGGAACGATCGCCGGTCCCGACGCGCAAATCTGGCAGGTCGTGCAGAAAGTGGCGAAGCGCGAAGGGCTCAACGTGAAAGTGATCGAGTTCAACGACTACATTCAGCCGAACGCCGCCCTCGACGCCGGCGATCTCGATGCGAACAGCTTTCAGCACCAGCCTTATCTCGACAGCCAGATCAAGCAACGCGGCTACAAGATCGTGAATGCCGGCCTGACCTATATCTCGCCGCTCAGCGTGTATTCAAAAAAGCTGAAGTCGCTGAAGGATTTGCCGCAGGGCGCAAAGGTCGCGGTGCCGAACGATCCGTCGAACGAGAATCGCGCGCTGCTGCTGCTTCAGACGCAAGGCGTGATCAAGCTGAAGGCGGGCGCGGGCATCAACGGCAATAGTGCGACGGCGCTCGACGTTGCGGAAAATCCGAAGAAGATCAAGCTCGTCGAACTCGATGCCGCGCAACTGCCGCGCACGCTCGCCGATGTCGATGCCGCCGCGATCAACACGAACTTCGCGCTCGCGGCCGGTCTGCAGCCCACGAAGGACGCAATCGCGCTCGAGGACGTGCACAGCCCGTACGCGAACCTGATTGCCGTGCGCGCGAAGGACAAGGATCAGCCGTGGGTGAAGAAGCTCGTTGCGGCGTATCAGTCCGACGACGTGCGTCAGTTTCTGAAGAGCGAGTTCAAGGGCTCGGTCGTGCCTTCGTTCTAA
- a CDS encoding bifunctional helix-turn-helix transcriptional regulator/GNAT family N-acetyltransferase gives MGHPDPSRAVEAVRRFNRFYARHTGALHERLHKSSLSLTEVRILHELGQHRASTAADLSRNLGLDTGYLSRLINNFQKLGLVERRRNESDGRAHLLSITPEAKEKVDEIDLHVSAEAAALLKNLSVPEIEQLCTAMADVERLLSPPGAGPEPRLRAPRGGDFGWIIERYALLSSGDRPRLTSEAIATSRVSRFLAAMQSNTPRIACWVAEQDVHTRVGAALLSSDSESEARIELLFVEPGARRNGLGERLVSACVNFAHGARYEQVSCRLDEPQEDLCGLFMHAGFKPVQDDARGVLWQKELQRMYVD, from the coding sequence ATGGGCCATCCTGATCCGAGCCGGGCCGTTGAAGCCGTACGCCGCTTCAATCGCTTTTATGCGCGTCATACGGGCGCGCTGCACGAGCGGCTGCATAAGAGCTCGCTTTCCCTGACCGAGGTGCGCATCCTGCACGAACTGGGTCAGCACCGCGCAAGCACGGCCGCTGATTTATCGCGCAACCTCGGGCTGGATACCGGCTACCTGAGCCGGCTGATCAACAACTTTCAGAAGCTCGGTCTCGTCGAGCGCCGCAGAAACGAGTCGGACGGCCGCGCGCATCTGCTCTCGATCACGCCGGAGGCCAAAGAAAAGGTCGACGAAATCGACCTGCATGTCTCCGCCGAAGCTGCCGCGCTGCTCAAGAATTTGTCGGTCCCGGAAATCGAGCAGTTATGCACGGCAATGGCGGATGTCGAACGTCTACTGTCGCCGCCCGGCGCGGGCCCGGAGCCGCGGCTACGCGCGCCGCGCGGCGGAGACTTCGGCTGGATAATCGAACGCTACGCGCTGCTGTCGTCGGGCGACCGGCCGAGGCTCACCAGTGAAGCAATCGCAACGAGCCGGGTGTCGCGCTTTCTCGCCGCGATGCAAAGCAACACGCCGCGCATCGCGTGCTGGGTCGCCGAACAAGATGTCCATACGCGCGTTGGTGCTGCCCTGCTTTCTTCGGATTCCGAATCAGAAGCGCGCATCGAGTTGCTGTTCGTCGAGCCGGGCGCGCGTCGGAATGGGCTGGGTGAGCGGCTCGTTTCCGCGTGCGTGAACTTTGCGCACGGCGCCCGTTACGAGCAAGTGAGCTGTCGGCTCGACGAACCGCAGGAAGATTTGTGCGGACTGTTCATGCACGCCGGCTTCAAGCCCGTGCAGGATGACGCACGGGGCGTGCTGTGGCAAAAGGAATTGCAGCGGATGTACGTCGACTGA
- a CDS encoding GntR family transcriptional regulator, translating into MGHRWHDLTPDALSNTPLYLQLASRLATAIHAGTWSAGEALPSERTLSEGVGVSRITARKAIALLVEQGLIRRVRGAGSFITPRTEDPLSRLTGFSRKMEQRGFTPDSVWLDRGLRAANRDETVRLGLSPGAAVASLRRLRRADGIVMAVEHSTLPVAVVPDPLAIGASLYRYLEERGLAVVRALQHFRAVNAGVDVARLMGVAPRAALLVITRVGYSADHRAIELTDTYCRDDYYDFVAELHR; encoded by the coding sequence ATGGGGCACCGCTGGCACGACTTGACGCCCGATGCGCTGAGCAATACCCCGCTTTATCTTCAGTTGGCCTCGCGGCTGGCCACGGCCATCCACGCGGGAACATGGTCGGCCGGCGAGGCGCTGCCGTCGGAGCGCACGCTGTCGGAAGGCGTTGGGGTGTCGCGTATCACGGCGAGAAAGGCTATCGCGCTGCTTGTCGAGCAAGGGTTGATCCGGCGCGTGCGCGGTGCGGGCAGTTTCATCACCCCGCGCACCGAAGATCCGCTGTCGCGTCTCACCGGGTTCAGCAGAAAGATGGAACAACGCGGTTTCACGCCGGACTCGGTCTGGCTGGATCGCGGACTGCGAGCAGCAAATCGTGACGAAACCGTGCGTCTCGGCTTGTCTCCAGGTGCGGCGGTTGCCAGTCTGCGTCGATTGCGGCGCGCGGACGGCATTGTCATGGCGGTCGAGCATTCGACGCTGCCTGTCGCCGTGGTGCCGGACCCGCTTGCGATCGGCGCGTCGCTTTATCGGTATTTGGAGGAGCGCGGTTTGGCGGTGGTGCGCGCCTTGCAACATTTCCGTGCCGTGAACGCGGGTGTGGACGTGGCGCGGTTGATGGGCGTGGCGCCGCGCGCCGCACTGCTCGTGATCACGCGGGTCGGCTATTCGGCCGATCATCGCGCGATCGAGTTGACGGACACCTACTGCCGCGACGACTACTACGATTTCGTCGCGGAATTGCATCGATGA